In one window of Cytophagaceae bacterium ABcell3 DNA:
- a CDS encoding acyl-CoA dehydrogenase family protein, with protein MRTDNFESPDYYFLDEFLTEEQKLIRQSIRDFVKKEISPIIEECCQQSKFPSHIVKKFGEIGAFGPTIPTEYGGGGLDYISYGLMMQEIERGDSGMRSTASVQGSLVMFPIFKYGSEEQKKKYLPKLASGEMLGCFGLTEPDHGSNPSGMITNIKDKGDYYLLNGAKMWISNSPEADIAVVWAKNEEGRIKGLIVERGMEGFSTPETHNKWSLRASITGELVFQDVKVPKENLLPGADGLSGPLRCLDSARYGISWGALGAAMDCYHTALNYSKERIQFDKPIASFQLVQKKLSEMLTEITKGQLLAWRLGTLMNEGKATTQQISMAKRNNVDTAIKIAREARQILGGNGITGEFPVMRHMMNLESVITYEGTHDIHLLITGADITGISAFK; from the coding sequence ATGAGAACTGACAATTTTGAGTCTCCTGATTACTACTTTTTAGACGAATTTCTCACTGAGGAACAAAAACTTATCCGGCAGAGCATAAGAGATTTTGTTAAAAAGGAAATTTCTCCCATAATAGAAGAATGCTGCCAACAGTCAAAATTCCCTTCTCATATAGTCAAAAAGTTTGGAGAAATTGGGGCCTTTGGCCCTACTATCCCAACAGAATATGGAGGTGGCGGGTTGGATTATATTTCCTACGGACTGATGATGCAGGAAATAGAGCGCGGTGACTCAGGCATGAGATCCACGGCTTCTGTACAAGGGTCTTTGGTAATGTTCCCAATATTTAAATATGGCTCTGAAGAGCAAAAGAAAAAATACTTACCAAAACTAGCATCTGGAGAGATGTTGGGCTGCTTTGGCCTAACAGAGCCTGACCATGGCTCTAACCCTTCAGGTATGATTACCAACATAAAGGACAAAGGTGATTATTACCTACTAAACGGAGCTAAAATGTGGATAAGCAATTCTCCTGAAGCCGATATAGCTGTAGTTTGGGCAAAAAATGAAGAAGGAAGAATAAAAGGCCTTATCGTAGAACGTGGCATGGAAGGATTTTCAACCCCTGAAACCCATAACAAATGGTCGTTGAGGGCAAGCATAACCGGTGAGCTTGTTTTTCAAGATGTTAAAGTACCTAAAGAAAACCTACTTCCGGGAGCAGATGGTTTGTCAGGTCCGCTCCGCTGCTTGGACTCTGCCAGGTATGGCATATCATGGGGCGCTTTAGGAGCCGCCATGGACTGTTACCATACAGCACTGAACTACTCCAAAGAAAGGATCCAGTTTGACAAACCCATAGCATCTTTCCAACTGGTCCAGAAAAAGCTGTCAGAGATGCTTACTGAAATTACCAAAGGCCAATTGCTGGCATGGAGATTAGGCACCTTAATGAACGAAGGCAAAGCAACGACACAACAGATTTCTATGGCTAAAAGAAACAATGTCGATACAGCCATAAAAATAGCTCGGGAGGCAAGGCAAATTTTAGGTGGAAATGGCATTACTGGAGAATTTCCAGTTATGAGACATATGATGAACCTGGAATCTGTGATTACCTATGAAGGCACCCATGATATCCACTTACTTATTACAGGTGCTGACATTACAGGTATAAGTGCTTTTAAATAA
- a CDS encoding DUF1573 domain-containing protein, producing the protein MKYSRIFQILFFLLIVSKVESYAQGKGKVEFDNNTHNFGTVNEEDGKIDHDFIFKNTGSEPVTIKHVKASCGCTTPAWTKEPVMPGETGFIKAQYNPANRPGTFKKSLTVTTDGDPSSMVVYISGRVLSKNRTPKEEFPRVTGGIRYSNDKIDLGRVFSKDTVSRSFKLYNETDEPIKLSSKVSHPKHISVSADTNVIAPKSSANINLVYIAAQKKDFGAVDDMIEFKTDQEGEKKLGFLIKANIAEYFPPLNEEEKALAPVLALEKTEVDLGDVKAGSNTKTEVEIKNTGKQDLQIRKVKSNADNLNLKLDKDTVKEENSSRLKIQYKAPDKPGANNAVVHIYSNAPSSPVQTILIKANVVEK; encoded by the coding sequence ATGAAATACAGCAGGATTTTTCAGATTTTGTTTTTTCTTTTGATTGTTTCAAAAGTTGAATCCTATGCCCAAGGCAAAGGAAAGGTGGAGTTTGACAATAATACCCACAATTTTGGAACCGTAAATGAAGAAGATGGCAAAATTGACCATGACTTTATCTTCAAAAATACCGGTTCTGAGCCTGTTACCATTAAGCACGTAAAGGCTTCTTGTGGTTGTACCACCCCGGCTTGGACCAAAGAACCGGTAATGCCTGGGGAAACAGGTTTTATTAAAGCCCAATATAACCCAGCTAACCGCCCTGGTACTTTTAAAAAGTCTCTTACCGTAACTACTGATGGAGATCCGAGTAGCATGGTTGTTTATATTTCGGGTAGGGTGCTTTCGAAAAACAGGACACCTAAGGAAGAGTTTCCTCGTGTGACTGGTGGGATCCGGTACTCCAATGACAAAATTGACTTGGGTAGGGTCTTTTCGAAAGATACGGTTTCTCGTTCTTTCAAGCTTTACAACGAAACTGATGAGCCTATAAAGCTGTCATCTAAAGTTTCTCACCCAAAACATATTTCGGTAAGCGCAGACACCAATGTTATAGCTCCGAAAAGTTCAGCAAACATCAACCTTGTTTATATCGCAGCTCAAAAGAAAGACTTTGGTGCTGTTGACGATATGATTGAGTTTAAGACAGACCAGGAGGGAGAAAAGAAACTAGGTTTTTTAATTAAAGCCAACATTGCAGAGTATTTCCCTCCTCTAAATGAAGAGGAAAAAGCTTTGGCTCCTGTATTGGCGTTGGAAAAAACTGAGGTTGACTTGGGCGATGTTAAGGCCGGAAGTAATACCAAGACAGAAGTTGAGATTAAGAATACAGGAAAGCAGGACTTACAAATCAGAAAAGTAAAGTCTAATGCAGATAACCTAAATCTTAAATTGGATAAAGATACTGTAAAAGAAGAGAACAGTTCTAGACTGAAAATTCAATATAAGGCTCCTGATAAGCCTGGTGCTAATAATGCTGTGGTACATATTTATAGCAACGCACCATCGTCACCTGTTCAGACTATACTGATTAAAGCCAACGTGGTAGAGAAATAA
- the trpS gene encoding tryptophan--tRNA ligase, whose translation MARVLTGIQSSGRPHLGNILGAIKPAIELSKDPSNESMFFIADLHSLTTIKDGEVRRQNTFSVAAAWLAFGFDFEKNIFYRQSDIKEVCELAWILNCYTPFPMLSNAHSFKDKSEKLSDVNAGLFTYPVLMAADILIFDANIVPVGKDQMQHLEMTRDIASSFNFKHGEVFILPEAKVNNQVMTIPGTDGQKMSKSYNNYIDIFLPEKELKKSVFSIITDSTPLEEPKDPDTCNVFKIFSLIASPSETQALREKYEGGNFGYGHAKKELLGLILEKYKTERKIFNYYMENQEELESHLLKGAEKAKSIASEVMLRVRKSTGFA comes from the coding sequence ATGGCAAGAGTACTTACCGGTATACAAAGTTCAGGCAGGCCTCACCTTGGTAATATATTAGGAGCCATCAAACCAGCCATTGAGCTGTCAAAAGATCCGTCAAACGAATCAATGTTTTTTATTGCCGACCTTCATTCCTTAACCACCATCAAAGATGGGGAAGTTCGCCGGCAAAACACCTTTTCTGTTGCCGCTGCTTGGCTGGCTTTTGGCTTTGACTTTGAAAAAAACATCTTTTACAGACAGTCTGACATTAAAGAGGTATGCGAATTGGCGTGGATTTTAAACTGCTACACTCCTTTTCCAATGCTTTCCAATGCCCATTCATTTAAAGATAAATCAGAAAAACTTTCTGATGTGAACGCAGGTCTTTTTACCTACCCGGTTTTAATGGCAGCAGACATTCTCATTTTTGACGCCAACATAGTGCCTGTAGGAAAAGATCAAATGCAGCACCTTGAAATGACTAGGGATATTGCAAGCAGCTTTAATTTTAAGCATGGGGAAGTTTTTATATTGCCAGAAGCCAAGGTAAATAACCAAGTAATGACCATACCCGGAACCGACGGCCAGAAGATGAGTAAGTCTTACAACAACTACATCGATATATTTTTACCTGAAAAAGAGCTAAAGAAGTCCGTTTTTTCCATTATTACGGACAGTACACCGCTTGAAGAACCCAAAGACCCTGACACGTGCAATGTATTTAAGATTTTTTCCTTAATAGCATCTCCGTCAGAAACTCAAGCATTAAGAGAGAAGTATGAAGGGGGGAACTTTGGTTATGGACATGCCAAAAAAGAGCTTTTGGGCCTAATCCTAGAGAAATATAAGACTGAAAGGAAAATCTTTAATTACTACATGGAAAACCAGGAAGAATTGGAAAGTCACTTGCTAAAAGGAGCCGAAAAAGCCAAATCTATTGCCAGTGAGGTCATGCTAAGAGTTAGAAAAAGCACAGGTTTCGCCTGA